The genomic window TCTGCCGCTCGTGCAGTCGCTCGACATTCTCGCGAAGCAGTCCGAGAACAAGGCGATGCGCAAGGTCGTCGAGGACGTGCTCTACGACGTCGAGTCCGGCCAGACCCTCGCCGACGCCATGCGCGGCCACGAGAAGGTCTTCACCGACCTGTACGTCAACATGGTCGCGGCCGGTGAGGCCGGCGGTATTCTCGACACCATCCTGCTGCGCCTCGCGACCTTCCTCGAAAAGGCCGACGCCCTCAAGCGCAAGATCAAGGGCGCGATGGTGTACCCGGCGGTCATCATGACCGTCGCGATCGGCGCCGTCGCGATCCTGCTCATCTTCGTCATCCCGACGTTCCAGGAGATGTTCGAGGGTGCGGGCATCGCGCTGCCGGGTCCGACCCAGTTCGTGATCTTCCTGTCGGAATTGCTGCAGGCGCGCTGGTGGGCGTTCCTGCTCGGCATCGTCATGTTCGTCGTGCTTCTGCAGCGCTACTACAAGACGGACAACGGGCAGCTCGTGCTCGACCGGCTGCTGCTGAACATGCCGATCTTCGGGCCGCTGCAGCGCAAGACCGCGATCGCGCGCTTCACGCGCACGCTCGGGACGCTGGTCGCCTCCGGCGTGTCGATCCTGGACGGCCTTGAGATCACCGCCCGCACCGCGGGCAACCGCGTGGTGCACGACGCAATCATGGAGTCGCGCGCGTCCATCGCCGGCGGTGAGACGATCAGCGAGCCGCTCAAGAAGTCCGGGGTCTTTCCGCCCATGGTGGTGAGCATGATCAACGTCGGTGAGCAGACCGGCGGCCTCGACGAGATGCTGACCAAGATCGCCGACTTCTACGACGAGGAAGTCGATGCGGCGGTCGAGGCGCTGCTGGCCGCGATGGAGCCGCTGATGATCGTGTTCCTGGGTACCGTCGTCGGTGGTATGATCGTGGCGATGTACCTGCCGATCTTCGATATGATCAATGCGGTGGGGGGTGAGGCGGGACCGCCGGTAGAAAGTGGAGAATCGGCACCTGCAGATCGCCACTACGATTCATAGAATCATTCCGTGTTGGATCGTAGATCGTGACAAGTTCTATCGTGCGTTGGCGTAATTGCCCTGGCGACAGGTAGACGCGCGCCGAAATTGCCGAGCTGGGAGTGGC from Longimicrobiales bacterium includes these protein-coding regions:
- a CDS encoding type II secretion system F family protein, translated to MPTFAYTARGLNGDITAGEIELPSRDDVVGHLRRQKLIPVKVEEKAAGLNITFGSGIGTRDVVIFTRQFATMINSGLPLVQSLDILAKQSENKAMRKVVEDVLYDVESGQTLADAMRGHEKVFTDLYVNMVAAGEAGGILDTILLRLATFLEKADALKRKIKGAMVYPAVIMTVAIGAVAILLIFVIPTFQEMFEGAGIALPGPTQFVIFLSELLQARWWAFLLGIVMFVVLLQRYYKTDNGQLVLDRLLLNMPIFGPLQRKTAIARFTRTLGTLVASGVSILDGLEITARTAGNRVVHDAIMESRASIAGGETISEPLKKSGVFPPMVVSMINVGEQTGGLDEMLTKIADFYDEEVDAAVEALLAAMEPLMIVFLGTVVGGMIVAMYLPIFDMINAVGGEAGPPVESGESAPADRHYDS